The Pleurodeles waltl isolate 20211129_DDA chromosome 7, aPleWal1.hap1.20221129, whole genome shotgun sequence genome includes a region encoding these proteins:
- the LOC138246831 gene encoding olfactory receptor 51M1-like → MDALPEAGGDIIADHGGLHAVSSVLGLAVMAPSLPICLLTGMGWLFLLHRHPLFARKARFLLLACTTLSHVVYFSAILLRFSLLHAETSVSRPLCAGILLLQNYGLFVELAAMDAMCLDLYLAVCRPQSYESVFAEENVHKALLLVFLVPLMPPVVVALLQIFEGSERQGSILCHMDSLDTSTLLTYSRFAMTLAIILPSVAAISLFYARVLRQGLISGTIVPSSVQARRILLVHLAQTGFYLLPILPFVLLGPLHNLGLGREWMVSTAKTTLLIFFTVGQVMGPIVHGLRSKEIHSCVMRHLGWERGVVVPLTI, encoded by the coding sequence ATGGATGCTTTGCCTGAAGCTGGCGGGGACATCATCGCCGACCATGGCGGCCTTCACGCCGTCTCCAGCGTCTTGGGACTGGCTGTGATGGCTCCCAGCTTGCCCATCTGCCTCCTGACTGGCATGGGctggctcttcctcctccaccgGCACCCTCTCTTCGCCAGGAAGGCCCGCTTTCTGCTTCTGGCCTGCACCACGCTCAGCCACGTGGTCTACTTCAGCGCCATCTTGCTCCGCTTCTCGCTGCTCCACGCCGAGACCTCTGTGTCCCGTCCGCTGTGCGCTGGCATCCTTCTTCTTCAGAACTACGGCCTCTTCGTGGAGCTGGCCGCCATGGACGCCATGTGCCTGGACCTCTATCTGGCCGTATGCAGACCCCAGAGCTACGAGTCAGTCTTCGCAGAGGAGAATGTCCACAAAGCCCTGCTCCTGGTCTTTCTGGTCCCTCTGATGCCTCCAGTGGTCGTGGCTCTCCTGCAGATCTTCGAGGGAAGCGAAAGGCAGGGCTCCAtcttgtgccacatggacagtctGGACACCAGCACCTTATTGACCTACTCCAGGTTCGCCATGACACTTGCCATCATTCTGCCCAGCGTGGCAGCCATCAGCCTCTTCTATGCTCGTGTGCTACGGCAAGGCCTCATCTCAGGCACCATCGTGCCCTCCAGCGTGCAAGCACGTAGGATACTGCTGGTTCACCTCGCCCAGACGGGCTTCTACCTGCTGCCAATCTTGCCCTTCGTTCTCCTTGGGCCCCTGCACAATTTAGGCCTAGGTAGAGAGTGGATGGTCTCCACGGCCAAGACCACCCTCTTGATCTTTTTCACAGTCGGCCAGGTGATGGGGCCAATTGTGCATGGACTACGTTCAAAGGAGATCCACAGCTGTGTAATGCGCCACCTTGGGTGGGAACGTGGGGTGGTGGTACCTCTGACAATCTGA
- the LOC138246832 gene encoding olfactory receptor 2AG2-like, whose product MLPEVRDNQTQGLSHLYWQVVYDQLAIAVLTLGLAMALLTAAAWLYLLQQHRSLASKARFMLLLITTLSQVGYFCGSILRFSLHFVNQPVLRSLCALLLLLVNYCITIELGALVFMCLDRYVAICHPLTYQSVLSLQNIWRVLAIMFLLPLALHALMALLQVFAAGSDVTAPLVCTNECLDAAAWLTYTRVGLFVGQLLPYLTAIIASYALVVREGLRSGAISPANRRARVTLTYHLLQVTLFLLPMVNHICLSSLRSRGVIGEDLVTRGRIVAILCFTAGQVINPIIHGLRSEEIRGLLLISLGKSRRVGAARGGLPGVSQDGHRVGDRCATLWLQH is encoded by the coding sequence ATGCTACCAGAGGTCAGAGACAACCAGACACAGGGCCTGTCTCACCTCTACTGGCAGGTGGTGTACGACCAGTTGGCCATAGCTGTGCTGACGCTGGGGTTGGCCATGGCCCTGCTGACGGCCGCGGCCTGGCTCTACctgcttcagcagcaccgcagtttGGCCTCCAAGGCCCGTTTTATGCTGCTGCTCATCACCACGCTGAGCCAGGTGGGCTACTTCTGCGGCTCCATCCTGAGATTTTCCCTGCACTTTGTCAACCAGCCCGTTCTCCGCAGCCTGTGTGCACTGCTCCTCCTTCTGGTGAACTACTGCATCACCATAGAGCTGGGGGCCCTCGTCTTCATGTGCCTGGACCGCTATGTGGCCATCTGCCACCCCCTCACCTACCAGTCTGTCCTCTCGCTGCAGAACATTTGGAGGGTGCTGGCCATAATGTTTCTGCTTCCTCTGGCCCTGCACGCCCTGATGGCCCTTCTGCAGGTGTTTGCTGCAGGCAGTGACGTCACcgcccccctggtctgcaccaacGAGTGCTTAGACGCTGCGGCCTGGCTCACATACACCCGAGTGGGGCTCTTTGTTGGACAGCTCCTGCCCTATCTGACAGCCATCATAGCGTCCTATGCCCTGGTGGTGCGCGAGGGGCTGCGCTCAGGTGCCATCAGTCCCGCCAACCGGCGCGCGAGGGTCACACTGACCTATCACCTGCTACAGGTGACGCTCTTCCTCCTGCCCATGGTCAACCACATCTGCCTGAGCTCCCTGCGGAGCCGTGGCGTCATCGGCGAAGACCTGGTGACGCGAGGGCGCATAGTGGCCATCCTCTGCTTCACAGCCGGACAGGTCATTAACCCCATCATCCACGGCCTGCGGTCGGAAGAGATCCGAGGGTTGCTGCTGATCTCGCTGGGCAAGTCCAGGCGTGTGGGGGCTGCCCGGGGCGGACTTCCAGGGGTGAGTCAGGATGGGCACAGGGTGGGAGACAGATGTGCCACTTTATGGCTTCAGCACTGA